In Calditrichota bacterium, the DNA window TCGTTATAACCGTGAGCTCCGTGACAACCTTGAAGCTCTTAAACGTGTTTTGGTTCCAACACCGACTGGTGCTCAGATTCCTATAAGTTATGTTGCTGATATCAGCATTAAAAAAGGGCCTCCTGTAATAAAAAGTGAAAATGCCCGCAGAACAGCCTGGCTGTATGTCGATCTCCGCGGAATTGATGTGGGAACGTATGTACAAAACGCTAAAAAAATTCTTGAGGAAAAAGTCGATTTCCCGGAAGGGTATAGTGTAGTATGGTCTGGTCAATATGAATATATGGAACGGGCACAAAAAAGGTTGCAGATTGTAATCCCTATCACTCTGGTAATAATATTTCTACTGCTCTATTTCAATTTCAAAAATATTCAGGAGAGTATAATTGTGATGCTCTCATTGCCTTTTTCACTGATTGGTGGGATCTGGTTCCTGTACTTCCTTGATTACAATTTTAGTGTAGCTGTGGGTGTAGGATTTATTGCCCTGGCAGGTGTAGCTGCGGAAACAGGTGTTATAATGCTGATATACCTGGATCAATCCTACAACGAAATGAAAAAGAAAGGTATGATGCGTTCAGTTAAGGACTTGTATGCTGCAATTATAGATGGGGCTGTAAACCGTGTCCGGCCAAAAATGATGACAGTTATGGCAATTATGGCAGGATTAATACCAATCATGTGGGGTCATGGAACGGGATCACAGGTTATGAAGCGAATTGCGGCGCCAATGGTTGGTGGAATGGTTTCCTCAACGGTGTTAACCCTGGTTGTTATTCCGGCAATTTATTATTTGTGGAAAAGCCGAGAGGTTGAACATATGGCCATACAAATTGCCATTGATGAGAATAATGACAGCGAACCTGCTTAGAAAAATAATTAACAAGGAGTAGATGATGAAAGAAGTAAAAGCATTTATCCGCTCAATAAAAGCGGAAGAAGTAATTGAAGCTCTAGAAAACCTTGGAGTATCTGATATAACACTGATTGATGTGATGGGTATCGGTGAGCACATGGCTGATCCTAATGAGGCAAAGTTTTCCATTAAAATAATAGAAAAATATTGTGACCTGGCAAAGGTTGAAACTGTGTGTAAGTCGGAAGATGTGCATGAAATTGTTGAGACTATTAGAAAGGTTGCCTATAGCAGTATGAAAGGTGATGGGATGATCTATGTATCTCCAGTTGAGATGGCTGTTAAAATTCGCACCGGGTCTGTTGGGGAGGACGCCTTATGATCAGGTATAAAATATTAAATAAATGTTACAAAATTCATGATACGTGATAATAAGAGATTCGAATAGTATCTATTTAAAAAGGAGATAAACAAAACTATAATATCTATTAATCTAATCAGGAGAAATAAAATGAAACAAAATAATTCAATATACAAAGTGATTTTCATCTTTACATTAACGTTCTTCTTAGTCGTTTCCCATGCGAGCGCACAGCACATGGGTGGTGATAAACAAGGTCATAACATGAAAGACAATATGAAAAACATGCAGAATTCAGGCATGCAGCATATGAACCAGCAGCATATGCAAATGAACATGGACCAGATGATGAAGCACATGAACGAAATGGTTTCTCACACGGATGAGATGATGAAATCAATGCATGGCGAAGACGGTCATAAAATGAAGAACATGATGTCTGGAGAAATGCAAAATAGCATGATGGGAATGGGAATGAATATGAATGAGATGACTAAAGATATGCAAAAAATGATGGAGCAAATGCAAAAAATGATGTCCGATGAAGATATGATGAAAGATCCAGACATGAAAAAACATATGGAAGATATGCATAATAATATGAGCAGCATGATGAATGCAATGGATGGGATGATTAAAAATCTAGATGATCTGCAAACGCCAAAAAACAAAGAAGAATAAGAATGGTTTTTATTAAACAGAGACAATCCACAGGCCCAATTAAGGGCCTTGGATTTCTGATTATACTGATTTTAGTTTTACCAATAAGCATTTTAAATGCCAAAGAAAAATGGGCACTAAACACGTCTCTATCATATAGCACTGGTAAATACATTTATGAGAGTGGTGTGGATAATTATACGCTTTATCTAGGAGGGCGTTATAGTAATGACAAGTTTAGTATATCAATGACGGTCCCTTTTACTATGCAGCGGGACAATCTTGATACTTTAGGTACAACAAATACCAGTAATTCACATATGGATAGCGATCATTCAATTACGGCTGGTGTTTCGGATGTTTATCTATACAGTGAATATAATTTGTATCGTTCATTTTTCGTTACCGGCCAAATAAAAATACCGACTTCAACAGGTAGTACATTATTTAGTTCAGGAGAGTTTGATTATGGTATTGGTTTAGCATTTAGAAAAATGTATGGAACCTATAAATTGTTTGCTGATGCCGGATATCTTGTTTTTGGTGATCCTAGGCAGTTTAGTTATGATGATCCTTTTGTTTATGGAATAGGAGTAGCAAAACACGCTAAGAACGGTGAATCTTCAGTCTCCTTTTATTACCAGGAATACGGACGGATTATAAGTGGTCTTGATCCACCCAGACAATTCTCAGTTGCCTATTTCAGGCTAATATCTAAGGATGTGGGAATTTCTTTTTATGGATCCAAAGGATTTGGAGAAAGCAGTCCTGATTTTGCCTTTTCAATAGGCATGGATGTAACTATTTAGTTTTAATAATCAAATAATAACAATTAAAAAATGAGAGACTTATGCAAATATTACCTGAATGGGCTCCTGGGATACATCCTCTAATAATTCACTTTCCAATTGTTTTAATAACACTTGCCATAGCATTAGATCTATTATCAATAATAAAAAGGATAGACCATATTAAACAGTGGGTATCGATATTATATGTTCTTGGCACAGTTGGAGTAATCGCTTCTTTTTTTAGTGGAAGATATGCAGCAGATTCACTCACTATACCGGAAGGGTATTATGAAGTATATCCTGCAATAAGCAATCACGCAAACGTAGCCTTCTATACGGTCCTGTTTTTTATTGTTTATGCAATTATTCGCACTCTGATGTTCAGGTTTAGCAAAGACAAGAATCGGAGTCTTTCAGTCTTAATGTTTTTTTTTGGCTTAATCGGTTTTTTCCTTGTTATGCAAACCGCAGATAAAGGCGCTGAACTGGTTTATCGATATGGAATGGGAACACAAATATTATCAAAACTAAATATGACCGAAAAAGCTATTCATCCAAAAAATGGTTTGATTCAGAAAAAAAATGGATCCTGGGAATGGATAATGAACAACAACGCAGCAGTAGTTCTTGACTCGCAATTCACTCTGATAAAAGGAAATAATAATAACCTAAACTTGGAAGATGAAGGAGAACAATTGGCTATTACTGTGTCAGACAATGAAACCTATTTCTATATATATGATCAAGGTTTTTCTGACATTGCCCTTATGGCTGAGATTAACCTGGATGCTTTTAATGGCCGGTTTTCCCTAGTTCATCATGTTACCGGTAATACACAGTTCGATTTTTTGGATGTTGATGGAAAAGAAATCCGCCTGGGTCGAAGCACCGATGGTAAAACAATGCTCTTTGATCAAGCTCTGATATCCACAAAAGGATGGTTCAGCTTGAAGGCGATAGGTACAAAAGGGCATTTCCGGGGATATGTTAATGATGAGTTAGTGCTGCATGGACATGGTAAGGATTTACCCTCTGGTCAGACAGGATTTATATTTTCTGGAAAAGGCAAAATATTACTGAAAAATATAAAAACCGAGTCCATTGATTCTGCAACCAATATAAAAGATGATAGTATTGAGGCTTCTGAAATTCAATCTCAAGAACAAAATGAAGATCACGGTAATCATGATCATTAAGAAAGATGTGAACTAATGATGTCTCTTAATCATCAGGAATATACTTTTCCGGATGAAGTTCCGGTATTATCCTCAAAGCGACTAAACCTTGTTGAACTCACTGAAGATCACGTTAAAGATATATTCGAAATTTATTCCAATGACTATGTTACTAAATATGATGATTGTTATTCATTTACTTCAATTAATCACGCATTAGATGCAATTAATTTATTTAAACAATCATTTGAAAATCGAACTGGAATTCGATGGGGGATATCTATAAAAAATGAGAAAAAAATAATTGGAAATATCGGATTTAGTCATTTTGAGCCTTTCCATACTGGTAAAGTGGGATTTGCACTAAATGTAAAGTATTGGAACATGGGCATTTGTACAGAAGCAATAAGAGAAGTTCTTCAATTTGGTTTCAACGTATTAAAAATACACCGCGTTGAAGCAGAATCTCATCCCAAAAATATCGCTTCTGGGCAGGTTTTAGAAAAGAATGGCTTTAAAAAAGAAGGGAGGTTAAGAGATTTTGCTTTTTGGAAGGGGAGTCATCAAACAATAGATATGTATAGTAAGCTTTCTCAAGACCCAAATAATTAATATTAGTACTAATAAAACAGGAGAAAATATGTCAATTAAATCCTCATTCAACATTCTGATGTTGTTTGTAGCAACGTTCTATCTAATGTCGTTTTTGGTGCATCCAGTTAATAAGAAAAATGAAAATACTGACTGGCTTGCACCTGTAGAAGCGGATAAGACTATTAATCCGCTAAAAGGGGATGAGAGCGCGTGGGGAAAAGCTAAAGAAACATATAATACGTTATGCGCAATTTGTCATGGTGAAAATGGCCTTGGGGACGGCATAGCTGGTATAGCCCTAAAACCACGTCCGGCAAACTTTAAACTCGACAGAGTTCAAAAACAAAGCGATGGGGCCATTTTCTGGAAGTTAACAAACGGTAAACCACCAATGGCAGCCTATCAAGAATCTTTAACTGAAGAGCAACGCTGGCAGCTGGTTAATTATATTCGACATTTAGCAGAGGACAACTAAGAATAGGAGCAAATATGAAGAAAGTTATTCTATTATGTTTAATAATTATTACATCCATTTGGGGTCAGAACACAGACGATCTCAAAAAAAAGATAGACAGGGTCCAGCCTGGGGATAGCCGGTTTTTGTTGCGTGGCTATGCGCATTCAGGGCTTGAAGTTCTTGATGATGAATCAAGTTTTGTTGGGGGAAGCTTTAATCCAATTTTTTTATGGCAGCAGTCAGACAGGTTACTTTTTGAAGCAGAATTGGAACTGGAATTGGAAGACGGTGAAACTCATCTCGCGCTAGAGTATGCAAACATGTCATATATACTTAATGATTATGCTACGATCCGATTAGGTAAATTTTTAATGCCATTTGGTACATTTGCCGAACGGCTGCATCCGAGGTGGATCAACCGTCTACCATCAAATCCTTTGGGATTTGGACATGAAAGTGTAGGTCCTGCCCGTGATTTAGGAATAGAATTACGTGGAGGCTCTGATTTAGGAACAGGAAAAATTAATTATTCTGTATATGTTTCAAACGGCCCGGGACTGAACGATGGAACAGATCCTGAGCTCGAAGCTGAGGAAGCAGGAATGTTAAATTATGATAATTCAGATGATAATAATCCTAATAAGGCCATCGGAGGAAGACTGGGTATTTTGCCTTTAAGCAATTCAAGCATCGAGATCGGGATCTCCGGACAATATGCAAAAGTTGGCAATCATGATTCTGACTTTGAAGATATAGGTGCTCTTTTATACGCATTTGATTTTTCTTATGTAAATAAGATTAATTTTTTAAAAGGATTTGTGGATATTAAAGGGCAGTTTAATGGTGTAGATGTTGACCAGGCAAATTACCTTAATGGAGAGGATTCCAGTTCTTATCGTTTTGATAACTTAAGCCAAGCGTATTATGTGCAGCTATCATATCGCCCAGCCAATATCGGACTTTCATTTTTTGAGGATCTTGAGTTTGTTGGACGCTACTCTTCACTGGATTTCCCGGAAGGCGCTTTATGGGAAGGACATGAAACACAATATGCATTTGGGATTAATTATTGGCTTGATTGGAGAACAGTTATAAAACTCTCATATCAAACTGAAGAATCAGAAGGCGGACATGGCGATGAAGCAGCAGATGCTCATGCATCCAGCGATGCTATCTTGCTGCATTGGTCGTTTGGATTCTAACACATTTAAAAGGAGATCATCATGAAATTAAAAGGTATAAGATTATTCGGAATTTCTGGGTTTTTAATGCTTTCCATTCTATTTATAAGCGAAAGCTGTACAACTGCACCCAAAGGAACCCAACAAAAACCAGGTGCGCTATTATGGGGAGAGAATTGTGTTCGCTGCCATAATGGGCCGTCACCAACAGCATTTAGTGATGTTCAATGGGAAACAATTGCTATGCATATGCGGGTACGGGCAAGCTTAACTGCAGTTGAAACGGAAAAAGTTGTTGAATTCTTAAAAATGGCAAACTAAATAAGGAATTTACATGAGTTATTATTTTTCAAAAACAGTAGCATATTCCTATAATGAGGCAATTGAAAAGGTAACTAATCTTTTGCAACAACGAGGGTTTGGTATTTTAACAGAAATTGATGTTCAGGCAACATTAAAGAAAAAGCTGGATGTAGATTTTAATAAATACATTATTCTTGGTGCATGTAATCCACCATTTGCATATAAAGCATTACAAGGAGAGAATAAAATAGGCACAATGCTGCCTTGTAATGTAATTGTTCAGGAAATCGGTGATGGTGAGGTTGAAGTTTCTGCAGTAGATCCAATGGCGTCAATGATGGCAGTTGAAAATCCGGAACTTGAAGAAATAGCATTGGAAATAGGAAACTTATTATCTGAAGTGATTGAAGAGTTGTAATGAAAGTGAATTGATTTTGGGAGTCAACATTATAAACGAATATGGCGACTCCCGAATTTCATTATGATTAAAGCCCAATACAAAATCGTATTTGATAAAAGATGATAGGAGGACAATAACTATGGCAAAAACTAAAAGGAAAAAACGAAATTATCCTACAAATAAAAGAAAAAAATATTCAGGTCCCACTTTGAATCAAATTTTAATAGCTGCCGGAATATTAGCTGCGGCTTTCCTTTATATTATTTATGGTGATATTGCAAAAAGCGAACGCATACATAGTTTACAAACCTTGGTTGAAAATAAAAGCAACGATCATAAATTGGAAACAAATGTATTGGAAATTGCAACAAAGTTTGTTTGTTCATGCGGAGAGTGCAAAAAAAAATCCCTCGATATATGTAAATGTGATGTAGCAATTCGTGAACGGCAGTTTATAAGGGAAAAATTAATAAAAAAAGAGCATCCTGATAGTATAATCGTAGCTCTAAACAGAGAATATGGTTTAATAAAGCCCCACTTTAAAGATAAATACATTCCTTAAAACTTTTAATTCGAGCATGAATGAATTACTAAAGCCAACCATCCAAACAATCTGTTTGATCAATAAATTTCATTTGTAGGATATTCTCCAACTCCTTGTAGAATAATCTTCTATTTCACAATTGTATCCCTCCTGTATCTCATGATGAACCCTATAAAATAAGCACAACTAATATTTGTGAAAACTGGCACTTAATTTGTAAAAGAGATTAAAAAGCCTGAAACAGGATAATATTTTTAAACACATTATAAATAGAAACTTTACCCTATGAAACTAACATATCCTTCCCCTCCGTTAAAACAATTAAATAATGTAATTCGGCTTTCTATTTTGCTAATCGGGTTATCCATTCTTACAAGTTGTATGATGGGTATTCATAAATTAGGTCGGTTAACTGGTTCTGAAATAGCTAAATCGGAGCAATTGAACGAATCAGGGTTGATCGATCAGCTTATAGATAATGCAATTAAAGACCTTTCTAAATCTGAAAAAAAGTCAATTGAATTTATAGCTGTTTGGGATATTAAATCACAAGGATCTGGTTTAGACAGTGAAAATGTTCGCCAGAAAATTATAAACAGTCTTGTAAATAATACTTCAATCAAAGTTGTGTCACGAGAACATCTTGATGAATTATTATCTGAACAAAGTCTTACGCTGACCGGCACAATAGATAGTACAAAGGCGGTAAAAATTGGTAGCCTAATTGGAGTACAGGGTTTTATAACAGGATATATTGCTAAACAAAAAGACAAAATAGAATTGAGCCTCAGCCTGATTAAAACAAGTAGCGGGGAAGTTGTATGGTCTACTATTCAACAAGAAAAAACAACTTATTAATATAGCTTTATTGACTGAAAGGACAATATATGAAATTTGGAAACCTAAGTATCTATGTAGCACTGATTTCGATTATCTACTCTTCATGGTTTTATTACCAGGCACATAA includes these proteins:
- a CDS encoding P-II family nitrogen regulator, producing the protein MKEVKAFIRSIKAEEVIEALENLGVSDITLIDVMGIGEHMADPNEAKFSIKIIEKYCDLAKVETVCKSEDVHEIVETIRKVAYSSMKGDGMIYVSPVEMAVKIRTGSVGEDAL
- a CDS encoding GNAT family N-acetyltransferase; amino-acid sequence: MMSLNHQEYTFPDEVPVLSSKRLNLVELTEDHVKDIFEIYSNDYVTKYDDCYSFTSINHALDAINLFKQSFENRTGIRWGISIKNEKKIIGNIGFSHFEPFHTGKVGFALNVKYWNMGICTEAIREVLQFGFNVLKIHRVEAESHPKNIASGQVLEKNGFKKEGRLRDFAFWKGSHQTIDMYSKLSQDPNN
- a CDS encoding cytochrome c: MSIKSSFNILMLFVATFYLMSFLVHPVNKKNENTDWLAPVEADKTINPLKGDESAWGKAKETYNTLCAICHGENGLGDGIAGIALKPRPANFKLDRVQKQSDGAIFWKLTNGKPPMAAYQESLTEEQRWQLVNYIRHLAEDN
- a CDS encoding cytochrome c: MKLKGIRLFGISGFLMLSILFISESCTTAPKGTQQKPGALLWGENCVRCHNGPSPTAFSDVQWETIAMHMRVRASLTAVETEKVVEFLKMAN
- a CDS encoding DUF302 domain-containing protein; the encoded protein is MSYYFSKTVAYSYNEAIEKVTNLLQQRGFGILTEIDVQATLKKKLDVDFNKYIILGACNPPFAYKALQGENKIGTMLPCNVIVQEIGDGEVEVSAVDPMASMMAVENPELEEIALEIGNLLSEVIEEL